One Brassica napus cultivar Da-Ae chromosome C4, Da-Ae, whole genome shotgun sequence genomic region harbors:
- the LOC106401906 gene encoding piRNA biogenesis protein EXD1, whose protein sequence is MASSSPTQRTHVPIPPEPGGGRSLTQDANEPPVPIHIVTEPLQLPADFLNPSPEKKLVIGFDCEGVDLCRHGKLCIMQIAFPNAIYLVDVIQGGEMLMKACKPALESAYITKVIHDCKRDSEALYFQFGIRLHNVVDTQIAFSLIEEQEGRRRPLDDYISFVSLLADPRYCGISYEEKEEVRVLMRQDPKFWTYRPMTELMIRAAADDVRFLLYLYHKMMGKLNQRSLWHLAVRGSLYCRCLCCMNDTDFANWPTVPPLPDNLKIGDQCPEEEILSVLDVPPGKMGRVIGRKGASILAIKEACNAEILIGGAKGPPDKIFVIGPVKEVRKAEAILRGRMIDY, encoded by the exons ATGGCGTCGTCTTCTCCAACTCAGCGTACTCACGTCCCGATCCCTCCCGAGCCAG GAGGAGGAAGGTCACTGACGCAAGATGCTAATGAGCCACCTGTTCCTATTCACATAGTGACAGAGCCTTTGCAACTCCCTGCTGATTTCTTAAACCCTTCTCCTGAAAAGAAACTGGTCATTGGTTTTGACTGCGAGGGTGTTGACCTCTGCCGTCATGGCAAGCTTTGTATCATGCAG ATTGCGTTCCCTAATGCGATATACCTGGTTGATGTCATCCAAGGTGGAGAGATGCTTATGAAAGCATGTAAGCCTGCACTCGAGTCTGCTTACATCACAAAAGTCATTCACGATTGCAAACGTGACAGTGAG GCCTTGTACTTTCAGTTTGGGATAAGGTTGCACAATGTTGTGGACACTCAA ATTGCTTTTTCTCTGATAGAAGAACAAGAAGGCAGGAGAAGACCTCTAGATGATTACATATCGTTTGTTTCCCTCCTTGCTGATCCACGCTACTGCG GCATATCTtatgaagagaaagaagaagttcGTGTGCTCATGCGGCAG GACCCAAAGTTCTGGACGTACAGGCCAATGACTGAGCTCATGATCCGTGCAGCCGCAGATGATGTCCGCTTCCTTCTGTATCTCTATCACAAAATGATGGGAAAACTGAACCAGCGGTCACTATGGCACCTGGCAGTTCGTGGTTCTTTGTACTGTAGGTGTCTCTGCTGCATGAATGATACTGATTTTGCTAATTGGCCAACTGTCCCGCCGCTTCCAG ATAACTTGAAGATCGGAGATCAATGTCCTGAAGAAGAAATATTGTCAGTGCTTGATGTTCCACCAGGAAAGATGGGACGTGTGATTGGAAGGAAAGGAGCATCTATCCTCGCCATTAAGGAAGCTTGCAA TGCTGAAATTCTAATCGGAGGGGCAAAGGGTCCACCTGACAAG ATATTTGTGATTGGACCGGTGAAGGAGGTGCGTAAGGCGGAGGCGATACTGAGAGGAAGGATGATAGACTATTGA